The following coding sequences are from one Nicotiana tomentosiformis chromosome 3, ASM39032v3, whole genome shotgun sequence window:
- the LOC104096072 gene encoding protein HOTHEAD-like isoform X1: MKYGNSHSKRYHRSSLFTCLISLFFSLVGKDQLAFSAAGKWVPWEDRYPFIREASSFSSSSNNANNNKAYDYIIVGGGTAGCPLAATLSQKFSVLLLERGGVPFANANVSFMQNFHIALADTSPSSASQYFVSTDGVFNSRARVLGGGTCINAGFYTRAGPSYIKKAGWDSKLVNESYPWIEKQIVHRPNLAPWQRAVRDSLLEIGISPFNGFTYDHIYGTKVGGTIFDRFGRRHTAAELLASANPKKLDVLVHATVQKIDFDTSGKKPRAVGVIFKDENGNQHKAFLSKRKGSEIIVSSGAIGSPHILMLSGIGPKAELEKLNIPVVLDNKFVGQGMSDNPLNTIFVPTNRHVEQSLIQTVGITKAGVYIEASSGFGQSGDSIRCNHGVASAEIGQLSTIPPKQRTFEAIEAYRRSKKNIPHELFRGGFILEKIATPLSRGNISLVTTNADDNPSITFNYFSHPRDLKRCVDGIRIVEKIAKSKHFTNYTQCDKETLDKLLNMSVQANVNLIPKHTNNTQSLEQFCKDTVITIWHYHGGCHVGKVIAPDYRVLGVHRLRVIDGSTFEESPGTNPQATVMMMGRYMGVKILRERLGRTAGL; this comes from the exons ATGAAATATGGAAATTCTCATAGTAAAAGATATCATCGATCTTCCCTTTTCACTTGTTTAATTTCTCTCTTCTTTTCTCTTGTGGGTAAAGATCAACTAGCATTTTCTG CAGCAGGCAAATGGGTACCGTGGGAAGATAGATATCCATTCATAAGAGAAGCAAGTTCATTCTCCtcatcatcaaataatgctaataATAATAAGGCTTATGACTATATAATAGTTGGCGGTGGCACAGCTGGTTGTCCTTTGGCTGCAACTTTGTCACAGAAATTTAGTGTATTATTGCTGGAAAGAGGCGGAGTTCCATTTGCAAATGCAAATGTGTCTTTCATGCAAAATTTCCACATCGCTTTGGCTGACACTTCACCTTCTTCTGCTTCTCAATATTTCGTCTCTACCGATGGCGTCTTTAATTCTAGAGCTCGAGTTTTAGGTGGTGGCACTTGCATTAATGCTGGTTTTTACACTCGCGCTGGCCCCAG TTACATAAAGAAAGCAGGTTGGGATTCTAAATTGGTGAATGAATCATATCCTTGGATTGAGAAACAAATTGTTCATAGGCCAAACTTGGCTCCATGGCAAAGAGCAGTAAGGGATAGTCTTCTTGAAATTGGTATCTCACCATTCAATGGATTCACTTATGATCACATCTATGGAACTAAGGTTGGTGGAACCATATTCGACCGGTTTGGACGTCGTCATACTGCAGCTGAACTACTTGCCTCAGCTAATCCAAAGAAGTTGGATGTTTTGGTGCATGCCACAGTTCAAAAGATTGATTTTGATACATCAG GAAAGAAGCCAAGGGCAGTGGGAGTCATTTTCAAAGACGAAAATGGGAACCAACACAAAGCATTTCTTTCAAAGAGGAAAGGAAGTGAAATTATAGTGTCATCTGGTGCAATTGGTAGCCCTCATATTTTGATGCTTAGTGGAATTGGACCAAAGGCCGAGTTGGAAAAGCTGAATATCCCGGTGGTGCTTGACAATAAGTTCGTTGGTCAAGGCATGTCGGATAACCCCTTAAACACGATCTTCGTTCCCACAAATAGGCATGTTGAGCAGTCATTGATTCAGACTGTAGGAATTACTAAGGCGGGGGTCTATATCGAAgctagtagtggatttggacagTCCGGAGATAGCATCCGTTGCAACCATGGAGTCGCTTCAGCTGAG ATTGGACAACTGTCCACCATTCCTCCAAAGCAGAGAACatttgaagcaattgaagcatacCGAAGAAGCAAGAAAAACATTCCACACGAGTTGTTTAGAGGAGGTTTCATCTTAGAAAAAATAGCAACACCTTTGTCAAGAGGGAACATTAGCCTTGTCACTACAAATGCCGATGACAACCCTTCAATCACCTTCAACTACTTCAGCCATCCACGTGATCTAAAGCGATGTGTAGATGGAATACGCATTGTGGAGAAGATCGCGAAATCCAAACACTTCACCAACTACACACAATGTGACAAAGAGACACTAGATAAGCTCCTTAACATGAGTGTCCAAGCTAATGTTAATCTTATACCAAAACACACTAACAACACACAGTCTTTAGAACAGTTCTGCAAAGATACTGTGATCACAATATGGCATTACCATGGCGGATGTCATGTTGGCAAGGTGATCGCACCGGATTACAGGGTTCTTGGTGTCCATAGGCTCCGAGTTATTGATGGTTCGACGTTTGAAGAGTCGCCAGGCACAAATCCTCAAGCCACTGTTATGATGATGGGCAG GTACATGGGAGTGAAGATTCTAAGAGAGAGATTAGGAAGAACAGCTGGTTTGTAA
- the LOC104096071 gene encoding receptor-like serine/threonine-protein kinase ALE2 → MGLLQCFTLLKFLVILCGFSVQLSAGFDLLSLKNAASAIFKFKDGRLDRSFHRNRGLRLSLRRQDLSPLPTSIRKRHDTFAAAPHFKAFHSAPPPYHHPTKATYQHKILEPLNYADTPSTSPHFRNSGRKQVHTSASAPLISSFRHHHRKHKYSGFTPDPYDHLHPPASSGPGPSISPYKSPVPSSVSWAPVPSPIMQPNHLGIPTATPTISPTSSSLKGKKRSPPPLPVMTLPPPPPNHDCSSLTCTEPLTYTPPGSPCGCVWPIQVEMHLSVTLYTFFPLVSELAKEIASGVSLNRSQVRIMGANAVNQQLEKTIVLINLVPADGKFDATTAFTIYQKFWKRAVFIETSLFGAYEMVYVRYPGLPPSPPSHHSSSATIDDLPVYPGNENNGRTIKPLGVDVSRMRKNGIARNMIIVIVLSSFTAFVVCMGFIWLLLLKCGCCAKSPEQPLHILISSQGKTSGGGGSTLLLSRPTSKSLSFSSSILAYTGTAKVFSTNDIERATNNFNTSRVLGEGGFGLVYSGILDDGREVAVKVLKRDDRQGGREFLAEVEMLSRLHHRNLVKLIGICTEENCRCLVYELVPNGSVESHLHGIDKEASPLDWYARMKIALGAARGLAYLHEDSSPRVIHRDFKSSNILLEHDFTPKVSDFGLARTALDEGNRHISTHVMGTFGYLAPEYAMTGHLLVKSDVYSYGVVLLELLSGRKPVDLSQPSGQENLVAWARPLLTTKEGLETIIDPAIESDNIPFDSISKVAAIASMCVQPEVSHRPFMGEVVQALKLVCDEFDETREPMSRSCSHDNLSVTETSLVHKSVPGYDSPLNVKTASSASDLKSTSARYETLESESFRRQFNSAPLKMGRKNNFWKRLRVLSSGSMSEHSYS, encoded by the exons ATGGGGTTGCTGCAGTGTTTCACGTTGCTGAAATTCTTGGTGATTCTATGTGGTTTTTCAGTTCAATTATCTGCAG GATTCGACCTGCTTTCACTGAAAAATGCAGCTTCTGCAATTTTCAAATTCAAGGATGGAAGACTTGATCGTAGTTTTCACAGGAATAGAGGATTGCGTCTATCCCTCCGACGACAAG ATTTGTCTCCCCTTCCAACTTCTATCCGGAAGAGACATGACACATTTGCTGCTGCACCCCATTTCAAGGCATTTCACAGTGCTCCAccaccatatcatcatccaaCTAAAG CTACTTATCAGCACAAGATCTTGGAACCACTTAATTATGCGGACACACCTTCAACTTCGCCTCATTTTAGGAATTCTGGTCGAAAGCAAGTACATACATCTGCATCTGCGCCTTTAATCTCCTCTTTTAGGCACCATCATAGGAAGCACAAATACAGTGGCTTTACACCTGACCCATACGATCACCTTCATCCGCCTGCTTCAAGCGGGCCAG GGCCTTCAATCTCTCCATATAAGTCTCCTGTTCCTTCATCAGTAAGTTGGGCACCTGTTCCATCACCGATAATGCAACCTAATCACTTGGGAA TTCCCACGGCTACACCTACAATATCACCAACGAGTTCATCTTTAAAAGGAAAGAAACGGAGTCCACCTCCTTTGCCTGTTATGACACTGCCGCCACCGCCTCCCAATCATG ACTGTAGTTCTTTGACATGCACTGAGCCGTTGACGTACACACCTCCTGGATCACCCTGCGGCTGTGTATGGCCCATTCAAGTAGAAATGCACCTCAGTGTCACACTATATACCTTTTTTCCTTTGGTATCCGAGCTTGCCAAGGAAATTGCTTCCGGTGTTTCGCTTAACAGGAGTCAAGTGCGCATTATGGGAGCGAATGCAGTCAATCAGCAGCTTGAGAAAACGATTGTACTTATCAACTTAGTTCCTGCCGATGGAAAATTTGATGCTACCACTGCTTTTACAATCTATCAGAAGTTCTGGAAGAGGGCGGTATTCATAGAGACTTCGCTCTTTGGTGCATATGAGATGGTTTATGTCCGCTATCCAG GGCTACCACCTTCTCCACCTTCACATCATTCAAGCAGTGCTACTATTGATGATCTTCCAGTCTATCCCGGCAATGAAAATAATGGAAGGACCATCAAACCTCTGGGTGTAGACGTGTCAAGAATGAGAAAGAATGGAATAGCTAGAAATATGATCATCGTGATTGTTCTTTCATCCTTCACAGCCTTTGTTGTGTGCATGGGATTTATTTGGCTTTTGTTATTAAAGTGCGGATGTTGTGCTAAATCACCTGAGCAACCTCTACATATTTTAATCTCCTCTCAGGGGAAAACATCAG GTGGTGGTGGATCTACGCTTTTGCTAAGTAGGCCTACCTCAAAATCGCTGTCCTTCAGTTCTAGTATTTTAGCTTACACAGGAACTGCAAAAGTTTTTAGTACAAACGATATAGAGAGAGCTACTAATAACTTCAACACTTCAAGGGTCCTTGGAGAAGGCGGTTTTGGACTCGTGTATAGTGGAATCCTTGATGATGGAAGGGAAGTAGCAGTTAAGGTTTTAAAAAGAGATGATCGGCAGGGAGGCCGTGAGTTTTTGGCAGAAGTTGAGATGCTTAGTAGGCTGCATCACAGAAACTTGGTCAAATTGATAGGTATTTGCACAGAGGAAAATTGTCGCTGCCTGGTCTATGAACTTGTTCCTAATGGGAGTGTCGAATCCCATTTACATG GAATTGATAAAGAGGCTTCTCCTCTTGATTGGTATGCAAGAATGAAGATTGCGTTAGGTGCAGCTCGAGGATTGGCTTATCTGCATGAGGACTCGAGCCCTCGTGTAATACACAGGGACTTCAAGTCTAGTAATATTTTGCTAGAACATGATTTTACACCAAAAGTTTCAGACTTTGGCTTGGCTAGAACAGCACTGGATGAGGGAAACCGACATATCTCCACACATGTGATGGGCACCTTCGG TTACCTAGCTCCAGAATATGCAATGACTGGCCATCTCCTGGTGAAAAGTGATGTTTATAGCTACGGTGTAGTTCTCCTTGAGCTCTTAAGTGGACGAAAGCCTGTAGATTTATCACAGCCGTCAGGTCAAGAAAATCTTGTTGCGTGGGCTCGTCCGCTCCTGACAACTAAGGAAGGTTTAGAAACAATAATAGATCCAGCAATAGAGTCTGATAATATCCCATTTGATAGTATCAGCAAAGTTGCAGCAATAGCATCAATGTGTGTACAGCCAGAAGTATCGCATCGTCCTTTCATGGGAGAAGTGGTTCAAGCCTTGAAATTAGTATGTGATGAGTTTGACGAGACACGAGAGCCAATGTCACGAAGTTGCAGCCACGACAACCTTTCCGTTACAGAAACTTCACTAGTCCATAAATCAGTTCCAGGTTATGATTCTCCCTTAAATGTCAAAACGGCGTCATCAGCTTCGGATTTAAAGAGTACATCAGCTAGATATGAAACACTGGAATCTGAGTCTTTTAGGAGGCAATTCAATTCCGCTCCtttgaaaatgggaagaaaaaataatttctggAAACGGTTGAGAGTTCTTTCTAGTGGAAGCATGAGTGAACATAGTTATTCATAA
- the LOC104096072 gene encoding protein HOTHEAD-like isoform X2: MKYGNSHSKRYHRSSLFTCLISLFFSLVGKDQLAFSAGKWVPWEDRYPFIREASSFSSSSNNANNNKAYDYIIVGGGTAGCPLAATLSQKFSVLLLERGGVPFANANVSFMQNFHIALADTSPSSASQYFVSTDGVFNSRARVLGGGTCINAGFYTRAGPSYIKKAGWDSKLVNESYPWIEKQIVHRPNLAPWQRAVRDSLLEIGISPFNGFTYDHIYGTKVGGTIFDRFGRRHTAAELLASANPKKLDVLVHATVQKIDFDTSGKKPRAVGVIFKDENGNQHKAFLSKRKGSEIIVSSGAIGSPHILMLSGIGPKAELEKLNIPVVLDNKFVGQGMSDNPLNTIFVPTNRHVEQSLIQTVGITKAGVYIEASSGFGQSGDSIRCNHGVASAEIGQLSTIPPKQRTFEAIEAYRRSKKNIPHELFRGGFILEKIATPLSRGNISLVTTNADDNPSITFNYFSHPRDLKRCVDGIRIVEKIAKSKHFTNYTQCDKETLDKLLNMSVQANVNLIPKHTNNTQSLEQFCKDTVITIWHYHGGCHVGKVIAPDYRVLGVHRLRVIDGSTFEESPGTNPQATVMMMGRYMGVKILRERLGRTAGL; the protein is encoded by the exons ATGAAATATGGAAATTCTCATAGTAAAAGATATCATCGATCTTCCCTTTTCACTTGTTTAATTTCTCTCTTCTTTTCTCTTGTGGGTAAAGATCAACTAGCATTTTCTG CAGGCAAATGGGTACCGTGGGAAGATAGATATCCATTCATAAGAGAAGCAAGTTCATTCTCCtcatcatcaaataatgctaataATAATAAGGCTTATGACTATATAATAGTTGGCGGTGGCACAGCTGGTTGTCCTTTGGCTGCAACTTTGTCACAGAAATTTAGTGTATTATTGCTGGAAAGAGGCGGAGTTCCATTTGCAAATGCAAATGTGTCTTTCATGCAAAATTTCCACATCGCTTTGGCTGACACTTCACCTTCTTCTGCTTCTCAATATTTCGTCTCTACCGATGGCGTCTTTAATTCTAGAGCTCGAGTTTTAGGTGGTGGCACTTGCATTAATGCTGGTTTTTACACTCGCGCTGGCCCCAG TTACATAAAGAAAGCAGGTTGGGATTCTAAATTGGTGAATGAATCATATCCTTGGATTGAGAAACAAATTGTTCATAGGCCAAACTTGGCTCCATGGCAAAGAGCAGTAAGGGATAGTCTTCTTGAAATTGGTATCTCACCATTCAATGGATTCACTTATGATCACATCTATGGAACTAAGGTTGGTGGAACCATATTCGACCGGTTTGGACGTCGTCATACTGCAGCTGAACTACTTGCCTCAGCTAATCCAAAGAAGTTGGATGTTTTGGTGCATGCCACAGTTCAAAAGATTGATTTTGATACATCAG GAAAGAAGCCAAGGGCAGTGGGAGTCATTTTCAAAGACGAAAATGGGAACCAACACAAAGCATTTCTTTCAAAGAGGAAAGGAAGTGAAATTATAGTGTCATCTGGTGCAATTGGTAGCCCTCATATTTTGATGCTTAGTGGAATTGGACCAAAGGCCGAGTTGGAAAAGCTGAATATCCCGGTGGTGCTTGACAATAAGTTCGTTGGTCAAGGCATGTCGGATAACCCCTTAAACACGATCTTCGTTCCCACAAATAGGCATGTTGAGCAGTCATTGATTCAGACTGTAGGAATTACTAAGGCGGGGGTCTATATCGAAgctagtagtggatttggacagTCCGGAGATAGCATCCGTTGCAACCATGGAGTCGCTTCAGCTGAG ATTGGACAACTGTCCACCATTCCTCCAAAGCAGAGAACatttgaagcaattgaagcatacCGAAGAAGCAAGAAAAACATTCCACACGAGTTGTTTAGAGGAGGTTTCATCTTAGAAAAAATAGCAACACCTTTGTCAAGAGGGAACATTAGCCTTGTCACTACAAATGCCGATGACAACCCTTCAATCACCTTCAACTACTTCAGCCATCCACGTGATCTAAAGCGATGTGTAGATGGAATACGCATTGTGGAGAAGATCGCGAAATCCAAACACTTCACCAACTACACACAATGTGACAAAGAGACACTAGATAAGCTCCTTAACATGAGTGTCCAAGCTAATGTTAATCTTATACCAAAACACACTAACAACACACAGTCTTTAGAACAGTTCTGCAAAGATACTGTGATCACAATATGGCATTACCATGGCGGATGTCATGTTGGCAAGGTGATCGCACCGGATTACAGGGTTCTTGGTGTCCATAGGCTCCGAGTTATTGATGGTTCGACGTTTGAAGAGTCGCCAGGCACAAATCCTCAAGCCACTGTTATGATGATGGGCAG GTACATGGGAGTGAAGATTCTAAGAGAGAGATTAGGAAGAACAGCTGGTTTGTAA
- the LOC104096072 gene encoding protein HOTHEAD-like isoform X4 — MAVVGGAAALPLIFKLLLSLLLCFNSSPSLTQAGKWVPWEDRYPFIREASSFSSSSNNANNNKAYDYIIVGGGTAGCPLAATLSQKFSVLLLERGGVPFANANVSFMQNFHIALADTSPSSASQYFVSTDGVFNSRARVLGGGTCINAGFYTRAGPSYIKKAGWDSKLVNESYPWIEKQIVHRPNLAPWQRAVRDSLLEIGISPFNGFTYDHIYGTKVGGTIFDRFGRRHTAAELLASANPKKLDVLVHATVQKIDFDTSGKKPRAVGVIFKDENGNQHKAFLSKRKGSEIIVSSGAIGSPHILMLSGIGPKAELEKLNIPVVLDNKFVGQGMSDNPLNTIFVPTNRHVEQSLIQTVGITKAGVYIEASSGFGQSGDSIRCNHGVASAEIGQLSTIPPKQRTFEAIEAYRRSKKNIPHELFRGGFILEKIATPLSRGNISLVTTNADDNPSITFNYFSHPRDLKRCVDGIRIVEKIAKSKHFTNYTQCDKETLDKLLNMSVQANVNLIPKHTNNTQSLEQFCKDTVITIWHYHGGCHVGKVIAPDYRVLGVHRLRVIDGSTFEESPGTNPQATVMMMGRYMGVKILRERLGRTAGL; from the exons ATGGCTGTGGTTGGTGGTGCAGCAGCTCTACCTCTGATTTTCAAGCTTCTTCTCTCTTTACTTCTATGTTTTAACTCTTCTCCTTCTCTTACTCAAG CAGGCAAATGGGTACCGTGGGAAGATAGATATCCATTCATAAGAGAAGCAAGTTCATTCTCCtcatcatcaaataatgctaataATAATAAGGCTTATGACTATATAATAGTTGGCGGTGGCACAGCTGGTTGTCCTTTGGCTGCAACTTTGTCACAGAAATTTAGTGTATTATTGCTGGAAAGAGGCGGAGTTCCATTTGCAAATGCAAATGTGTCTTTCATGCAAAATTTCCACATCGCTTTGGCTGACACTTCACCTTCTTCTGCTTCTCAATATTTCGTCTCTACCGATGGCGTCTTTAATTCTAGAGCTCGAGTTTTAGGTGGTGGCACTTGCATTAATGCTGGTTTTTACACTCGCGCTGGCCCCAG TTACATAAAGAAAGCAGGTTGGGATTCTAAATTGGTGAATGAATCATATCCTTGGATTGAGAAACAAATTGTTCATAGGCCAAACTTGGCTCCATGGCAAAGAGCAGTAAGGGATAGTCTTCTTGAAATTGGTATCTCACCATTCAATGGATTCACTTATGATCACATCTATGGAACTAAGGTTGGTGGAACCATATTCGACCGGTTTGGACGTCGTCATACTGCAGCTGAACTACTTGCCTCAGCTAATCCAAAGAAGTTGGATGTTTTGGTGCATGCCACAGTTCAAAAGATTGATTTTGATACATCAG GAAAGAAGCCAAGGGCAGTGGGAGTCATTTTCAAAGACGAAAATGGGAACCAACACAAAGCATTTCTTTCAAAGAGGAAAGGAAGTGAAATTATAGTGTCATCTGGTGCAATTGGTAGCCCTCATATTTTGATGCTTAGTGGAATTGGACCAAAGGCCGAGTTGGAAAAGCTGAATATCCCGGTGGTGCTTGACAATAAGTTCGTTGGTCAAGGCATGTCGGATAACCCCTTAAACACGATCTTCGTTCCCACAAATAGGCATGTTGAGCAGTCATTGATTCAGACTGTAGGAATTACTAAGGCGGGGGTCTATATCGAAgctagtagtggatttggacagTCCGGAGATAGCATCCGTTGCAACCATGGAGTCGCTTCAGCTGAG ATTGGACAACTGTCCACCATTCCTCCAAAGCAGAGAACatttgaagcaattgaagcatacCGAAGAAGCAAGAAAAACATTCCACACGAGTTGTTTAGAGGAGGTTTCATCTTAGAAAAAATAGCAACACCTTTGTCAAGAGGGAACATTAGCCTTGTCACTACAAATGCCGATGACAACCCTTCAATCACCTTCAACTACTTCAGCCATCCACGTGATCTAAAGCGATGTGTAGATGGAATACGCATTGTGGAGAAGATCGCGAAATCCAAACACTTCACCAACTACACACAATGTGACAAAGAGACACTAGATAAGCTCCTTAACATGAGTGTCCAAGCTAATGTTAATCTTATACCAAAACACACTAACAACACACAGTCTTTAGAACAGTTCTGCAAAGATACTGTGATCACAATATGGCATTACCATGGCGGATGTCATGTTGGCAAGGTGATCGCACCGGATTACAGGGTTCTTGGTGTCCATAGGCTCCGAGTTATTGATGGTTCGACGTTTGAAGAGTCGCCAGGCACAAATCCTCAAGCCACTGTTATGATGATGGGCAG GTACATGGGAGTGAAGATTCTAAGAGAGAGATTAGGAAGAACAGCTGGTTTGTAA
- the LOC138908653 gene encoding uncharacterized protein, protein MDLEITRKRAMYSQHMIKWGALTEAKAQELGFKLVMTMGAWRSSEDASAMWTTTAQCIREAARNVLGVSKGYSSGHKGDWWWNEEVQVKVETKKVVYLNLVESVKEGEKRVNMEDYKLAKKEAKLAVTAAKTTTFSHLYEELEGRGGDKRLSRLTKARERKAHDLDQVKCIKDEEGRVLLDEGLIRRRWQTYFHSLLNEEGNMSIILGDLELSGSRCDFEYCRRIRVDKVEEAMHKMSRGKATEPDEIPIEFWKSAARQAWSGSIGYLMSFLE, encoded by the coding sequence atggaccttgagatcacgaggaagagggcgatgtatagccaacatatgatcaagtggggagccttgacaGAAGCTAAAGCGCAGGAGTTGGGGTTCAAGCTGGTGATGACTATgggggcttggaggagtagtgAGGACGCAAGCGCTATGTGGACCACGACTGCGCAGTGCATTAGGGAAGCCGCGAGAAATGTATTAGGGGTATCAAAGGGTTACTCTAGTGGTCAcaagggagactggtggtggaatgaagaggTGCAAGTAAAAGTGGAAACCAAGAAAGTTGTGTATCTGAATCTAGTGGAAAGTGTAAAGGAGGGGGAGAAGAGGGTGAATATGGAGgattataagttggctaagaaagaggcaaaaCTAGCAGTTACGGCGGCCAAGACTACAACTTTTAGTCatttgtatgaggaactcgagggtcgaggtggggataagaggttgtCCAGGTTAACCAAGGCGCGAGAAAGAAAGGCGcatgacttggaccaagtgaagtgcatcaaggatgaagaaggtagagttttgttggatgaggggcttatccgtcggagatggcagacctacttccatagtctcttgaacgaggagggAAACATGAGCATCATACtaggtgatttggaactctctgggagtcgttgtgactttgagtattgtaggcggattagagttgataAAGTTGAGGAGGCTATGcataagatgagcaggggcaaagcgACCGAGCCAGATGAAATTCcgatagagttttggaagagtgcggcaaggcaggcttggagtggctcaataggttatttaatgtcatttttagaatga
- the LOC104096072 gene encoding protein HOTHEAD-like isoform X3 has product MAVVGGAAALPLIFKLLLSLLLCFNSSPSLTQAAGKWVPWEDRYPFIREASSFSSSSNNANNNKAYDYIIVGGGTAGCPLAATLSQKFSVLLLERGGVPFANANVSFMQNFHIALADTSPSSASQYFVSTDGVFNSRARVLGGGTCINAGFYTRAGPSYIKKAGWDSKLVNESYPWIEKQIVHRPNLAPWQRAVRDSLLEIGISPFNGFTYDHIYGTKVGGTIFDRFGRRHTAAELLASANPKKLDVLVHATVQKIDFDTSGKKPRAVGVIFKDENGNQHKAFLSKRKGSEIIVSSGAIGSPHILMLSGIGPKAELEKLNIPVVLDNKFVGQGMSDNPLNTIFVPTNRHVEQSLIQTVGITKAGVYIEASSGFGQSGDSIRCNHGVASAEIGQLSTIPPKQRTFEAIEAYRRSKKNIPHELFRGGFILEKIATPLSRGNISLVTTNADDNPSITFNYFSHPRDLKRCVDGIRIVEKIAKSKHFTNYTQCDKETLDKLLNMSVQANVNLIPKHTNNTQSLEQFCKDTVITIWHYHGGCHVGKVIAPDYRVLGVHRLRVIDGSTFEESPGTNPQATVMMMGRYMGVKILRERLGRTAGL; this is encoded by the exons ATGGCTGTGGTTGGTGGTGCAGCAGCTCTACCTCTGATTTTCAAGCTTCTTCTCTCTTTACTTCTATGTTTTAACTCTTCTCCTTCTCTTACTCAAG CAGCAGGCAAATGGGTACCGTGGGAAGATAGATATCCATTCATAAGAGAAGCAAGTTCATTCTCCtcatcatcaaataatgctaataATAATAAGGCTTATGACTATATAATAGTTGGCGGTGGCACAGCTGGTTGTCCTTTGGCTGCAACTTTGTCACAGAAATTTAGTGTATTATTGCTGGAAAGAGGCGGAGTTCCATTTGCAAATGCAAATGTGTCTTTCATGCAAAATTTCCACATCGCTTTGGCTGACACTTCACCTTCTTCTGCTTCTCAATATTTCGTCTCTACCGATGGCGTCTTTAATTCTAGAGCTCGAGTTTTAGGTGGTGGCACTTGCATTAATGCTGGTTTTTACACTCGCGCTGGCCCCAG TTACATAAAGAAAGCAGGTTGGGATTCTAAATTGGTGAATGAATCATATCCTTGGATTGAGAAACAAATTGTTCATAGGCCAAACTTGGCTCCATGGCAAAGAGCAGTAAGGGATAGTCTTCTTGAAATTGGTATCTCACCATTCAATGGATTCACTTATGATCACATCTATGGAACTAAGGTTGGTGGAACCATATTCGACCGGTTTGGACGTCGTCATACTGCAGCTGAACTACTTGCCTCAGCTAATCCAAAGAAGTTGGATGTTTTGGTGCATGCCACAGTTCAAAAGATTGATTTTGATACATCAG GAAAGAAGCCAAGGGCAGTGGGAGTCATTTTCAAAGACGAAAATGGGAACCAACACAAAGCATTTCTTTCAAAGAGGAAAGGAAGTGAAATTATAGTGTCATCTGGTGCAATTGGTAGCCCTCATATTTTGATGCTTAGTGGAATTGGACCAAAGGCCGAGTTGGAAAAGCTGAATATCCCGGTGGTGCTTGACAATAAGTTCGTTGGTCAAGGCATGTCGGATAACCCCTTAAACACGATCTTCGTTCCCACAAATAGGCATGTTGAGCAGTCATTGATTCAGACTGTAGGAATTACTAAGGCGGGGGTCTATATCGAAgctagtagtggatttggacagTCCGGAGATAGCATCCGTTGCAACCATGGAGTCGCTTCAGCTGAG ATTGGACAACTGTCCACCATTCCTCCAAAGCAGAGAACatttgaagcaattgaagcatacCGAAGAAGCAAGAAAAACATTCCACACGAGTTGTTTAGAGGAGGTTTCATCTTAGAAAAAATAGCAACACCTTTGTCAAGAGGGAACATTAGCCTTGTCACTACAAATGCCGATGACAACCCTTCAATCACCTTCAACTACTTCAGCCATCCACGTGATCTAAAGCGATGTGTAGATGGAATACGCATTGTGGAGAAGATCGCGAAATCCAAACACTTCACCAACTACACACAATGTGACAAAGAGACACTAGATAAGCTCCTTAACATGAGTGTCCAAGCTAATGTTAATCTTATACCAAAACACACTAACAACACACAGTCTTTAGAACAGTTCTGCAAAGATACTGTGATCACAATATGGCATTACCATGGCGGATGTCATGTTGGCAAGGTGATCGCACCGGATTACAGGGTTCTTGGTGTCCATAGGCTCCGAGTTATTGATGGTTCGACGTTTGAAGAGTCGCCAGGCACAAATCCTCAAGCCACTGTTATGATGATGGGCAG GTACATGGGAGTGAAGATTCTAAGAGAGAGATTAGGAAGAACAGCTGGTTTGTAA